The Halichondria panicea chromosome 17, odHalPani1.1, whole genome shotgun sequence DNA segment TGGGTACATTCCCAAGCACCATAAAGTTGCAAGAGTTCTGCAGTTATATATAGCTCGATGATTAGCTAGTTTTTAGATACAGTACTAAAAGTGATTACAaactgtacatgcaatgcACACAAAATACATGAGGAAAAATAATCATTCCACCACCTCCAcctacccacacaccccacacacccctgACTGCACGTCCTGCATATTGAAGCACTTCTGGATAGTGCAACTGTTCGCTGTATTGCTGTTCAGACATCTCACGTGCACTATAaagatctgttccaattatttTTGCTGTACGATAAATTAGACCATTATGGTACTCAATTTTCAGCAAGAAAAAGAACAAAATACAAGGTCATGCCGAGATTTGAACTCGGATCTTGAGATTCAGAGTCTCAGGTGCTAACCGTTACACCACAGGACCTTCCTTAAACAAGCCCTAATTAGACAGTCCATTGTAGATCCACATGTACCCAATTTTACAGCGAGGAAAAGAATAAATAGAGACAGGTCTTGCCGAGATTTGAACTCGGATCTTGAGATTCAAAGTCTCAGGTGCTAACCGTTACACCACAGGACCTTCATATGCGTTAGAGAGTGCTGCATTCTAGATCCATATACCCAATTTTACAGTGAGGAAAAGAATAAAATACAAGGTCTTGCCAAAATTTGAACTCGGATCTTGAGATTCAAAGTCTCAGGTGCTAACCGTTACACCACAGGACCTTCATATGCGTTAGAGAGTGCTGCATTTCTAGATCCATATACCCAATTTTACAGCGAGGAAAAGCTGAATAAAATACATGGTCTTAGCGAGATTTTAACTCAGATCTTGAGATTCAAAGTCTCAGGTGCTGCTAACCGTTACACCACAggaccatataattatatacactcacTTCCTGTGGGCCTCTAGCAGTCGGCCGTCGGCTATGAGTTCCTTCGTTTCCTGACATACTTGAGGACTGTTGAAGATGTTCTGGATGTGCACCATCGTCGTCTtcagctgcataattatagtggggggggggagtgaaCTTTTTTTCACAGGGAGATTTGAAGAAGTTGGCTCAAACTCTAGACTAACTTAAGGGACTCACTACTAAAGGATGCACAACCATTTCACGTGTGAGATGGTAAGTGCGTCCCATCACTTCTACTGTCTGCCAATGATCACTTAATAATAATCTGAGGTGGCTCAATTGCATCATTTTGAAGGGACCCAAcagccacacccctcaccTGTTGGTGCTTCCTGCTGACGTCTTTAATAGGCTTGACGACCTCTGACAGATCAGCACATTGTTGATACAGCTGCTCCACCTCTCCCATATTCAGATGTATAGTCTGCATCACTACACTCGCGTCctggagactcttgaggcCTTTCTGTACCCCGTCCAGCTGTGTCTGTACCGCATTCCTCAGCTGGGACTCAATGGTTGCCTGGGAATTTATATAGGGACAGTTACTTAGTTACCAAGCAATAAATGGGATCCCACTTATTATTAAAAGCTGTCATCATGTAGACACACCTTCTTTCTGGCAATCTTTCTCTTGTATTGTTCAAGTCATCGAGCTGGTCTGGTTTCTACAAACAGATCGAAAGTATCGTGGCATAGTGAATGATATTTATCCAGCAAGGGAAAGGGTAGCACAAAATAAGCTGTTAGGCCTCTCAAGGGTGCATGCTCCCCATaacaaaaaataaaaacaaaaaataaaaacaCATTGGAGATTACAagggggtattatgagacctcTAAATGTGTATGACCCCCCTGTCTTGCAGTAATCTTGAGGGATAGCCTGTTCACTAACTACTATGGTCAATAGGCTTTGCATGTAAGCAAAAAAAATTAGTGACAGTGCTTTGTTCGCAGCTAATGCTAGCATTTAGTGTTCAAAGTGGTTTGGGTATTATGagacggggggggggggggtattaaGTGACACCAATGCTAATTTTAACGCTAATTGGCTGTTATAACATAATGTGGAACTTTCTGATATTAAGCTTACTCACGTATTATAATTGCAGGAGGGCCTTGAGCAGAGCGTTTCTGAAACTTTCAGATTTAGAGCCTGAAAATAATTTGGTACTTTTGGGCTAGCTCAAGGCTGGTTATTGAAGCTTCTTTCCCCTTCCAGGCCTATCCACTTGTAGGACCCAGAGGttacttttcattggctaccTGCAGGACCAAAAATCTTAGACAGGGGGTGCTCCCCTGCTCCGATCACCTGTGGGTGCTCCAATTCTAGAGGTGGCCCACTAAatgttgacctttgaacttctAACCTGCTTTGGCGGGTGCTCCAGGATCCCAATGGTAGGAATCCAAAGTTTCATATTTTTTGAAGCTCATTTGAGCTTGCAGGAGGGCCTTGAGTGATGCAATTTGTTGAGCATGGATACAGTACATACTTGCATAACGCTTATACTTTTGAGATCTGAGGCTGAGATGTGCCATGAGAGCGCTATAGCAGCTGGTTAGGATGGccggtgcatgcatgcaaccagTTAGCATTCTTGTAATATTGTTCACCCATGTAGGTACCTGCACTGAAGGAGATTTCAGACTAGTCAGAGGAAGCAACGATTTTGAGGGTCGTGTGGAGGTTTGCAGCGGCACTGGAGAGTGGAGCACTGTCTGTGACGATTTATGGAGTGACAATGATGCAATCATTGTCTGCCGACAGCTTGGATTCATGGTAAGAACTAGAATGGATGCTTCAAATACTGCATGGTTTTTACTTCGCTTCAGAGATTTTCAACATTCACCATTTTCacttgcatacatgtacttaaataTGAAAGAAAATGTGTCTCATTGTATAACACTTGCTTCTTTGCTCGTGATTAGATGCAACTGCTTTCAGTTTCGCCTTCTTTGGTCAGGGGACAGGAGAAATTCTCATTGATGATGTCCAATGTGTTGGCACGGAGACTCGACTACTCGACTGTGACCTAACACAGATACACAACTGTCGTCATACTGAAGACGCTGGTGTTTCATGCTCTATGGATACAGCTGGTCCAAGTACGTGCACGTATTAATCTTTATTCTATGAagtaactaccagctgcaacATTAATTGTTATCTAGTGGAAATGAAGTTCAAAAGTTTGAGTGCTAAACAAGATACGAATTtatttactggttttcagaTTGTTCCGACTATACGAGCTCAGACTTATTGGTGGAACCAGCAACCTTCAGGGTCGAGTGCAGATTTGCCTGGGAAACATCTGGGGCACAGTTTGTGACAATCGCTGGGGTAATGCCGACGCTAGTATGGTGTGTGGCTACCTTGGATACTCTCGTGACGGTACGCTGATAATTTATTGTAAAAGTGAACGCAGTTGAACAGCTAGTACCTTTCTAATTCATACTCCTGTCAATAATTTgtgtacttgcacttcataAGATATCCTGCAATCACCAGTTTGCAGCCAGATACTTTGTTTTGTGCCTGAATATGACTCTGTGAGGCCACTACCtcagctaataattatttgccgTACCCGGTACCCCAGGTACATGCCCATGTTTGTATTTAGCTGGGCATGGGCCGGCCGACCGTTCTGAGGGTGGGACACGTACGTACACGCTTACAGGATTTGTATTGCTGCATTCTCAGTTTGTTGCCCCAACAGAttgataacaataattattacgatgTTCATACCGGATTTTATACGTGGTTTATTCACGATTCTTATACGGAGCGGTATTGATTATGTTATAAGCATGTCCCCGGCCCAGCGTACAGACGTTTCATTAGTACAGAGAAGAGAGTCCTTGTCTCTTATACCAGTACTTGCAAATAGGATCTAGCTATatctagttataattatatctggcTATATTATTCAGAGCTAATAACCAGCGTACACAATTGCCTAAAACCTTTTTTGCCCCACATTGAATACACTACTAAATTGTCAAAGCTCAAGCTCAATTAAGAGGGAGGCGGACATGAAGACAAGCACATTCACTTCACCATTGTGAAGGTAAGTAACACATCTCATGAGCTAGACCGTTCGCAAGTTCAcctcctacatgtatgtacaggcttatactgtacatagccccccccccccccacacacacacacgcaggctTCAACATCATCAAATTTGTATGACATGTACCAAAATTCTAGTTACATAGCCGACTCTAGTACTCCTTAAAATACGCACAATGTTCAGTTGTGAAAACTGTACTGAtgtttatacataattatcactattCATAGAGCTATATCCTCCTCCCCCCCCAGCTCCTGGTGACGACTGATGGCTAGCCACAGGGATCACTCGATTATGCAGGAGACGATATTGGGACCCCTACGTGCCAGATGTGCAATTACAAACCCGGGGTTAGTGAAGCCCTCCTTGacagctacattgtacatgtaggtacatgtacatgtaccacctacatgtacattctattTCGTTGTTGCAAATATTTATCAACTTTTTTGTAACACtaaatacttttgagcgaaagcaaatcatggcgagaggtaTTAGCAAAGCGCCAGCTTGCAGCACTGGAAAAAAGCTTTCAAGATTGTTAGGTCACACTCGATATACTGGCCagcgtgtgtgtacatgtacatgtatgtagttgATATTCTTATATAACGCACACGTCATCCGGATGCTGGCCGCGGTTTAATTAGTACCAACATTAGGGACTACATTGTACACCACAACTATCTCTGGGAGCACTTTCAACCACTTAATATCCAGCTGTGTCACTCACAAACAGTACAGTTACAACGTGTATACGTAGTAATAATAGGAAAAAACAACAGCAATTAGTTTCTACAAAATGTACAGGTCCAGGGAACTACAACTTGTGTGGTTTCCCTGCAACAGTGCTTGTGGAACCAGGCTTTACAACGTGTGCACTTCACCATCGATTGTTTATCTTTGGGTTCTCGACATAAACAAGCAATTTCAAACTGCTTTGAAAATTTAACCTTGTTTCGGCACCTACGAATTCCTGTGCTAAATGTGGTAAGCTTGCAGTCTTCAAGGCACCTGGCAAGATCAGTCCGAATAGAAACTGTGTTGCCAAATTTCAGGATACATGGATCTCTATGGCAGCAGAGTTCGAAAGCGATAGCAATCGCAAGCACACCACAGTCTGATCCATTTAACTGCCTCTGAACATCCATCATATTGATGGATAGTGTGGGCGTTGAACAGAAGACAAGGCTACATACAACCCGTACGGTGATATTCGAAGGTCTAGGATACATCGTGTCATACACATTCACCGTACCTTCGTCACAGCCCACATTCGATACAACACACCAGTGACTGTTACCAACAATGATAATTTGCACAAAGATCTGATCCTTGTGACAATCGAAGGCCTGACGCTGTGCAAGCGTATAGGTGGTTGCAATCCCTCCATCAAAGGAGAGTGCTGTAGCATTAATAGCTGAGCAGCAGTGAGACCCTGTCATTGAGCCAACCACAAGAAGATACTACCTTTTCCTTTTCTGCGATGGTTAATTTGTATAAACAGTTCTCTTTCCATACTTTTTCACTTGTAGCAGCTGTGGTAGGGCCATCATCTTCGGAAATGTCTACAACGACAGGTTTGGGATGACACACTTgcacttagcaaggcaggcagCTTCAAGGGCGGCAGCAGCCAAAGAGATTTTTGGAGAAGCACGCCAATTCCCTAGTGAAAGGCTGTGGTTACTGTCACTCAAAGAAATTGTCAACACTTTTGGGGAATAGCTTGCGTTAAGAATACCACCGCCACAATACAACCGAAAAAGATTGCCTACTTTTTTAGCAATCCGACAGAGAAGGTGCTGCTCTCCAAAACGACTGCTGTGAAGATAAACGTACATGCCAACTTCTAGCCTGTCCGTCTTGTCTAGATTACTGCCAAGTGCAATGGGAGTGATGTTATCCTCCTACTCTTGTTATTCTCCTACTCTTTTTGTTCCATAATCATGCCCACAAGTTTTACAAAATGAAAAGCAGCAGTAGCAGCATTAgtgaattgcagaatgcaTGCTATCCCTTTTAATGTTAGATTCATTGTCTGTGTGAATTAATCCAAACCAGGCAGGTTTAAGAGGCCTTGATCAAAGAACAAGCTGAATCTTGCCTTAGCCACATGCAGATTCATTGTCACAATGAATCAACACACTCCACCTGATATATACTAGTATACAGGGGTATGAAGAgaatacatgcagtaatatATATGAcactaatattatagtaaaCTCAGAATTCATATGTTTACTGATGAAAAGTGGTCAATTCTCAACTGTACAACACTTGTATATCTTCATGCAGAAATTATTGGCTAAAATCGTTCGTTGGCAATACTTGGATCTCTCAAATGCATTTGGAAGGAAGATATTATTATACCTCACAAATTAACTACAGTACTTATAAATGGTGAATTCGaatcacaaaacacaacagaAGCATTTACTTGCACCACCAGGCTCACCTGGCTCTGATTGTTTTCGTCCATTCTTCAAGAACCAGTTAGAGCCCCGCAGAGTTCAAGTCTGAATAAAGAGAGCCATACTATAaagtaattatgttcacagcTAGGTTGATGACAAGATACCTGTGTAATCTCTCACATCAGGCCCAAGGCTAATAGTCTAGACACACTATGAGCTAACCAATTCAGTGGTAATGATTGACATAATTGCAATTGTGCACTTCTGTGGACTGTGTTTGGGACAACCTTCTCACATAGAAtggctgcatgtacaatagcGGAGGGACATAGGAACCAGGGAAGAAAGGGCTCTCGATCAGCATTGATTCTTACTAACTATACTAGTTCTGCTATTACAATACGAATTAAAGCAGTCCCCCTGTGAAAACATCTTCCTACACCACTgattctctataattatagccccgAAATTTTGCTTAAATTATCTTTGCACTTTGCCTTGTCTTGGGGACAAAAGGTGCTTTAATTACCCACAAAGCCTCAGAGGTGTACTATACACAGGAGATGTAGCCCAGTAGAGTTGTTCTGGTTTCCAGTGTTGAGATAGGCAAGCCACATAGAGAGGTGTGCGGTGGACCACCCTCACCACAGGGCTCCACCCAAGGAACCCAACTCCACTCTATCAAAACCCATAGCTGTCCCAATCTCTCTAACCTAGATCCTATAGGCTATCCTTGTCCACTGCTTCCAAATAATGGGCAAGAACAGTCTCCATGCATACAATAATGATATCAATGTTGTGTGTTTATACGATCAGCTGATTCTAACCGCAGAATCCCAGCAACAGCGCTTAATATCGTTTATAACCATAGTTCCTTACAGTTACTAGGAGAGCACAATAACAGTACTTGTGTGTAAGCTTGTTGCACTGTGCATTATGGCCAAACCAGACACTTTAGTCACTATAAACCACATACCtttcatgcacatgtattCTCTTTCTAGCATTTTGATTCCCTCTAATTGATCAGTAGTGACAGTGTCTCCCTGGGTGTGTCCTCGTCCTCTTGGTGTTAGAGAGCATTCAGTACCCCGGTACTGCGCTGAATAGTCAAAACAAGTACAAGTGCGATCCTGTCCCTATTTAAACGTGTCTGCAATCtgcagcccctcccacttaCTTTGTGTGGACTTCTCACAGGTAAACAATACCAGTGTGTAAACTGCATGTGACatgtgatatatatatatctaccACTGAAGATTACCTGTGGATAAAGGTCAACAAGATGTTGGCAGCTTCAGTCTGTGGAATAACTTTACTCCTCTTACTCTACTGGATATACAAGTAGGAATTTAGCGGTTTCACACATTTTTAGAGTTATAGAATCAACTTTTTTGCACAGGGTATTCTGGGCACCATTCCAGCTGCTCGCTCAGCTCGGAGTAAAGGGGCCCAAGGTGGAACCTTTCTTCGGCAACCTTAGACTTAGTCATAAAATGATAAGAATTAACACACTTCAGTTCATCACCCTCCTCTCACTACATTCTTTAACAGGGATTGATGAAATTCATTGACTTTCTAGTTGAGAAGTATGGACCAGTATCCGGGTTAGATCAATCACGTTCCAGCCAGTTATTGTTTTTGTATTCCTTCTCCTCGATCTTCAGGTACTATTTTGGTCGACGACCTATCATAGTAATAAGTGACGTTGAAATGCTGAAACATGTGATGGTGAAAGAGCTCGATTCATTCGTGGATAGACCAGTACGTAGTTCATCATAGTTGTCCCATTTTTATGCTTATTTGTGCACAATAAATATAGGAACTGGTAATGTCTGTCATAAGGCCACATAAAGTTCCACTTACTCTGTTTCGATCGCGTGGAGAAGCTTGGAAGACTTCCAGACGAACTCTCACCCCCACCTTCTCAGCTGCCAAGATGAAGATAGTGAGGCTGTGTTAACTAAGAGTATCAAGAAGTGTTGTCTATATGGGCCACTGgtgtagggggagggggagctAGTGTACTATACGTCACTgtcttgtacatgcatgcacagatgGTTCCCCTGATTGAGAACAGTGCTTAGGGTCTACTGAAGAGAATGGGGGAGATTGCCGAGTCTGGACAGAGTGCAGATGTCTTCAAGTAAGTATACAACCGATTTTTCTATATAAATGTTGGATCACATGCATCTCTAGGGTATTGGATTGTTCACCATGGAGACCATTATAGCGACAGCATTCGGACGACACTCAGGGTGGGGAGAATGATGAGCTGACTAATGCTGCTTCCAACATATTTCAGCAAGCAACAGATTTTAGGGTTGGATATTTGTTTTCATTTGTCGGTAAGTTGTGCTATTCTTTTTGATGTGAATTatacactacatgtagaaCATTTCCCGTTTTTGGTACCAATTGTTGAGTATTTGGTATTTAAGTCTCAAAGAGGAAAGAATATGATTGCTATGCGGGATATTGCGAGAAACCTAGTGAACACGCGTAGACAAGAAGGTCATCAAGGAAAGGTATATAATATACACCGATTTAAGACAGAACTTTGTTGACTATAGTTGTATGCCCACAGTACAAGGACATGCTTCAGCTGATGATAGACGCTACTGTGGATGAGGAGGGAGAGCAGTCTTGTCCAGTCGGTGGTAAGAAACTGACCAACGAGCAGATTTTTGGTCAAAGTATGGGGTTTCTTTTGGCCGGCTATATGAGACCACTGCCAACACCATCTCCTACACGGCCTACTTGTTGGCACTCCACCCTGAAGTGCAGGAGAAGCTCCAGAGGGACATAGACAGTTACATGGAGGACAACCCCGTAGGCCTTACAATTATTAGATATATTATACACAGACTATCATTTATATTGTTTCAAATAGGATGCTGATGTCTATGAAGCTACACAAGGAATCAAATATCTGGAAATGGTGATACAAGAGTCTCTTCGCCTCTACTCTCCTGCAGCACTGTAAAGCCTtttgtatattatatagtgcacagcactataattatgtgtgtgtgattcgTGTATAGCACTGTACGCCTGTGTACCAAGACTGTCACCATCAATGACCTGACTATCCAAAAGGAGTGTCTGTGACTGTTCCTATTGCACACCTGCACAAGGACCCACAGTATTGGGAGGAACCTGATAAGTTTATCCCTGAAAGGTTCAATGACATGCTTGTCTATATATAGAATAGCTCACTGATGTTACCTTCTGTAGGTTCACCTCTGAGGAGAAGGCCAAGCGCCCACAGCTGTGTTACATGCCATTTGGACATGCCCCTCGAGGCTGCATTGGTACAAGGTTTGCTATGCTTGAGGCTAAACTGGCTCTGATTGAAGTGCTGAGGAAGTTCTCTTTTGTGAGGGCCCCCGACACAGAGGTGTGTTCAGTTGTTGTGTGAGATGACAATGATATTATCTTTACATGCACTGCAGGTTCCCCTGGAGACTGTGTTTGGGATCACCATGGCTCCCAAGAATGGAGTCTTCGTTAAAGTTGTACCAAGATGATGAATGAAATGCTGTAGCCAGTATGTGCATGGAATGACTTGCTTATAGTTGTTACGTTAATTAATTTCGTGTTCCAGAAATGCTCATGATAATGAAAAATTACATGTGTACTGTGTTGGGGTGGATACTATAGGACATGCATGGGTATAAACAAGTATAAACTATAATTAGCAACAATTATTACAcaacattattatacaacaTAAAAAAGTATCACAACATAAAAACTGTTCTCTAATAAATACGtattacagtatacatgtacacaaactaTAAAAATCCCTggaaccataattatacatagtatataataataactataattaacAACATAATAATTGTTCATCAAGTGTTGTACCGTACTGTACTAAACTACAACACAGCAGATTTTAAAGGTTTGAGTCGCCATAAAACTGAAATTTTCCCCTTCTTTCATGTAGTCTACGGCAGCGTAGTTGAACAACTGGCTTCGATCGATCACCTGTCCTCGAAATGTCATGCTATTAACGACTCCAGTGTACGTGGTGTTATTGCTAGCTACACCAGCTATGGGGTTCACAGTTGCTTGCTGCTGAAGTTGCTGTGCAGTTTTATTTGCTGCATACTGCTCAATTAATCGAGCCACATCTTCTAATGTCATGGTGTTTTTAGGGTGCATCCAAATGGAGAACTGATAGAGGCCTTCTTTGGTCACCCAAGGCTGTTGAGCATCTTCTTTGAAACGTGGTATTGCAGACAGCTCTGTTACATGACTCTGTATACCACCCATAGTGATActccactgtactgtactgataaCTTGTATAAATTATCAGGTAAGGTAGGTTGTTTACAATTGTTTTGTTGTGCTGTTGTCAACCTCTGGTTGTCAACCACTCCCCTAAAGTAcacatgcgcatgcgcatacacccacacaccccaatGAAATAAGATACCGTATACCGAGggttagtctcatgaatcagccgcacctttggtgtcagtctgagcactctttactagcctcgattcaaggccgcttTAGCGGACTTGAGTCGAGGCTAACTCTTTACATGAAGTCAtttcacaatggaatgtattacgtcactgtacaagctaacaaaaccataaaaatGCAACCACATCCGCtatcttagcctcgattcccggccgcttgaacaaggcggcctggtataccttgtatgcgcatgcgcaaaataattgacaacaatttcatcatacaaattgtaaaaaaacggacaaagttacaaaagggaataatacgtatgacaatgtCATGTATAATGTGGGGATGTTATGCAATTATACATATAATGTCATGCTAATGTCAGTATAACATGCATAAATAACCAATTCTGCACACTTATGTGTTCAAGGATGCTTGTTTTGCTGACTTTCGAGTGCAGTGCTGCCTAGACTCCGAAATGAAGCGCTTGCAGAGAGCTGGACTAGGGTCACAAAAGAAGGCTGAACCTCTAATACATACTCCGTGCAACTGCTGCTACTATAGACAGgactgaacattataattttttgtcattaccaaaaacagaacagttacttctcattgttttttataatacaatctacaaaaaacatgtttgaaaaacacaaaaattaataatgaatggctgttgtgaacatgaaaattacaggtttatatgggaaatataaaccctgtactgaccaatcagattgctggattctgggctactagtaactaaataatagttatagactgagtccaaggtctctatggggttttgagacctgaaggcccgaggctgtagcatctcgagcgtagcgagggtgctactaagggcctgagggtctcaaaactccatagtgaccgttgacgaggcctataactgcatggtttagaatattaacacaaagaagagtctgaaaccaagagtttctacaagcctcaagcaacgttaat contains these protein-coding regions:
- the LOC135351402 gene encoding LOW QUALITY PROTEIN: cytochrome P450 3A19-like (The sequence of the model RefSeq protein was modified relative to this genomic sequence to represent the inferred CDS: inserted 1 base in 1 codon; deleted 2 bases in 1 codon), whose amino-acid sequence is MIAMRDIARNLVNTRRQEGHQGKYKDMLQLMIDATVDEEGEQSCPVGGKKLTNEQIFGQSMGFLLAGYETTANTISYTAYLLALHPEVQEKLQRDIDSYMEDNPDADVYEATQGIKYLEMVIQESLRLYSPAALTVRLCTKTVTINDLTXPKGVSVTVPIAHLHKDPQYWEEPDKFIPERFTSEEKAKRPQLCYMPFGHAPRGCIGTRFAMLEAKLALIEVLRKFSFVRAPDTEVPLETVFGITMAPKNGVFVKVVPR